One part of the Streptomyces ferrugineus genome encodes these proteins:
- a CDS encoding cyclase family protein: MNRDDPEGAIAEAAKAYSNWGRWGADDALGTLNFLDAAKRREGAALVRRGVSFSLSQRFDMNGPQKGWRRRTNPVHTMLDTGTDAALGNQGFPHGIGGADDVIAMPLQCSTQWDGLGHIFDHGHAWNGRAAEKVVTSDGDLVTGIEHMAPYVAGRGVLLDVGRVVGEGGELPDGFAVTEEHLTATAEAHGVSVGRGDIVVVRTGQLARARRDGWGDYAGGPAPGLSFGTAGWLHRTEIAAIATDTWGFEVRPNEFENAFQPLHQVVIPNMGLLIGEMWDLEALAEDCAADGVHEFWLTAAPLPITGAVGSPVNPIAVK, encoded by the coding sequence GTGAACCGCGACGACCCCGAGGGCGCGATAGCCGAGGCCGCGAAGGCGTACTCCAACTGGGGGCGCTGGGGCGCGGACGACGCGCTCGGCACACTCAACTTCCTCGACGCGGCCAAGCGCCGGGAGGGCGCCGCCCTGGTGCGACGCGGCGTGAGCTTCTCGCTGTCGCAGCGGTTCGACATGAACGGGCCGCAGAAGGGCTGGCGCCGGCGGACGAACCCCGTGCACACCATGCTCGACACGGGCACCGACGCCGCTCTCGGCAACCAGGGCTTCCCGCACGGCATCGGCGGCGCCGACGACGTGATCGCGATGCCGTTGCAGTGCTCCACCCAGTGGGACGGGCTCGGGCACATCTTCGACCACGGCCACGCCTGGAACGGGCGGGCGGCCGAGAAGGTCGTCACCTCCGACGGCGACCTCGTCACCGGCATCGAGCACATGGCGCCGTACGTCGCCGGGCGCGGTGTCCTGCTGGACGTGGGGCGCGTCGTCGGCGAAGGCGGGGAGCTGCCCGACGGGTTCGCCGTCACCGAGGAGCATCTGACCGCGACCGCCGAGGCGCACGGGGTGTCCGTCGGGCGCGGCGACATCGTCGTCGTACGGACCGGGCAGCTGGCCCGCGCCAGGCGCGACGGCTGGGGCGACTACGCCGGTGGACCCGCACCCGGTCTGTCCTTCGGCACCGCCGGCTGGCTGCACCGTACCGAGATCGCCGCGATCGCCACCGACACCTGGGGGTTCGAGGTGCGGCCGAACGAATTCGAGAACGCCTTCCAGCCGCTGCACCAGGTCGTCATCCCCAACATGGGTCTGCTGATCGGCGAGATGTGGGACCTGGAGGCGCTCGCCGAGGACTGCGCGGCGGACGGCGTCCACGAGTTCTGGCTCACCGCCGCTCCCCTGCCGATCACCGGCGCGGTCGGGTCGCCCGTCAACCCGATCGCCGTCAAGTAG
- a CDS encoding fumarylacetoacetate hydrolase family protein: MATLALPAGPFALGTFSAPDGEPFPGLLVQERVLDLSGALDRSPSDVRAVLERWEETLPLLRALAEDDGRGWRPLEGLRVHAPVEPRQIFQSGANYRQHVIDLEVAHRSPDDPRTVEEARAEIAAVMDRRAAEDLPYVFTGLPSAVTGPYDDVVLPSWAEKPDWELELAAVIGRPAHRVSVDEAIGYVAGYTIANDLTDRATVFRRDMKAIGTDWLRCKNAPGFTPLGPWLVPAESVADPGDLRVTLKLNGDTMQDESTKDMLFGVARLVSYVSRTARLLPGDLVLTGSPAGNGIHWGRLLRAGDVMEGSITGLGAQRTRCVGETS, translated from the coding sequence ATGGCAACGCTCGCGCTACCTGCCGGACCGTTCGCGCTCGGCACGTTCTCCGCCCCGGACGGGGAGCCGTTCCCCGGTCTCCTGGTGCAGGAACGGGTGCTCGACCTCAGCGGCGCCCTGGACCGGTCGCCGTCCGACGTGCGAGCGGTGCTGGAGCGGTGGGAGGAGACGCTCCCCCTGCTGCGTGCCCTGGCCGAGGACGACGGCCGTGGCTGGCGGCCGCTGGAGGGTCTGCGGGTGCACGCGCCCGTCGAGCCCCGGCAGATCTTCCAGTCCGGCGCCAACTACCGGCAGCACGTGATCGACCTGGAGGTCGCCCACCGCTCGCCCGACGATCCCCGCACGGTCGAGGAGGCGCGGGCCGAGATCGCCGCGGTCATGGACCGGCGGGCCGCCGAGGACCTGCCGTATGTGTTCACCGGCCTGCCCAGCGCCGTCACCGGCCCGTACGACGATGTCGTGCTCCCCTCCTGGGCCGAGAAGCCGGACTGGGAGCTGGAGCTGGCGGCCGTGATCGGCCGGCCCGCGCATCGGGTGTCCGTCGACGAGGCGATCGGGTATGTCGCGGGGTACACGATCGCCAACGACCTCACCGACCGTGCCACCGTCTTCCGTCGGGACATGAAGGCCATCGGCACCGACTGGTTGCGCTGCAAGAACGCCCCGGGTTTCACCCCGCTCGGCCCGTGGCTGGTGCCGGCCGAGTCGGTCGCCGACCCCGGTGATCTGCGGGTCACCCTCAAGCTCAACGGCGACACCATGCAGGACGAGTCCACCAAGGACATGCTCTTCGGCGTCGCACGGCTGGTGTCGTACGTCTCGCGGACCGCTCGGCTCCTGCCGGGCGACCTGGTGTTGACGGGCAGCCCGGCCGGCAACGGCATCCACTGGGGGCGGCTGCTGCGGGCCGGCGACGTGATGGAGGGATCCATCACCGGCCTCGGTGCCCAGCGCACCCGCTGTGTCGGGGAGACGTCGTGA
- a CDS encoding LuxR C-terminal-related transcriptional regulator, translated as MVSVLVVNDQSLQRLALRMLLGAEPDLIIAGEATSGAEAVRMSAELRPDVVLMAGRISGPDGVETVRHITRHHTPRVLMLTPAGHEEYAYAALRAGADGFLLENVAPDELASAVRVVAAGDAVITPTLTRALVDAVRDQRSMPALPHASGLDTLTGRERDVLVAVAAGWSNAEIAERLSIAPTTVKTHVSNILAKIGARARVQAVTFAYESGLVRPAAA; from the coding sequence ATGGTCTCCGTACTCGTGGTGAACGACCAGTCCCTCCAGCGCCTCGCCCTGCGCATGCTCCTCGGCGCCGAGCCCGACCTGATCATCGCCGGGGAGGCAACGAGCGGGGCCGAGGCGGTCCGGATGAGCGCGGAGCTGCGCCCCGACGTCGTCCTGATGGCCGGCCGGATCTCCGGCCCGGACGGCGTCGAGACCGTCCGCCACATCACCCGGCACCACACCCCCCGCGTCCTGATGCTCACCCCGGCCGGCCACGAGGAGTACGCCTACGCCGCCCTGCGCGCCGGTGCGGACGGATTCCTCCTCGAGAACGTCGCCCCTGACGAACTGGCCTCGGCCGTCCGCGTCGTGGCCGCCGGGGACGCCGTCATCACCCCGACCCTGACCCGTGCGCTCGTCGACGCCGTCCGCGACCAGCGCTCCATGCCCGCCCTGCCGCACGCCTCCGGGCTCGACACCCTCACCGGGCGCGAGCGCGACGTCCTCGTCGCCGTCGCCGCCGGCTGGTCCAACGCCGAGATCGCCGAACGGCTGTCGATCGCGCCGACCACCGTGAAGACGCACGTCAGCAACATCCTGGCCAAGATCGGCGCGCGCGCCCGGGTGCAGGCGGTGACCTTCGCCTACGAGTCCGGTCTCGTCCGGCCCGCGGCTGCCTGA
- a CDS encoding IS110 family RNA-guided transposase: protein MPQIWAGVDIGKTHHHCVVINTNGERLLSRRVQNDESDLFQLIGDVLAISPDALWAVDLNHGGAALLLGLLVNHGQPVAYLTGFAVHRASGTYRGEGKTDAKDAFVIADQARVRRDLGLLRPGDDIAVDLRTLTARRLDVVFDRTRQINRLRAQLLEIFPGLERALDLTLKGPVMLLTGYQSPAAIRRAGVRRIETWLKNRKVRGAATLARTAVETAQGQLTALPGEKLAAAMVARLAKAVMDLDAEIAELETLIEATFRQHPHAEVIRSLPGMGPRLGAEFIAATGGDLGVFGSSDRLAGFAGLAPQPRDSGRVSGNLRRPKRYHRGLLRTLYLSAMVSLQCCPASKAYYDRKRREGKGHKQALLALARRRVNVLWAMIRDGECYHETPPVTLAA, encoded by the coding sequence GTGCCCCAGATCTGGGCCGGAGTGGACATCGGCAAGACGCATCACCACTGCGTGGTGATCAACACGAATGGTGAACGGCTGTTGTCCCGCCGCGTCCAGAACGACGAGTCCGACCTGTTTCAGCTGATCGGCGACGTGCTGGCGATATCCCCGGACGCGCTGTGGGCCGTCGACCTCAACCACGGCGGGGCCGCGCTGCTGCTCGGCTTGCTGGTCAACCACGGCCAGCCGGTGGCCTATCTGACCGGCTTCGCGGTTCATCGCGCGTCGGGCACCTACCGGGGCGAGGGGAAGACGGACGCCAAAGACGCCTTCGTCATCGCCGACCAGGCACGCGTCCGGCGTGACCTCGGCCTGCTTCGGCCGGGCGACGACATCGCCGTCGACCTGCGCACCCTGACCGCCCGTCGCCTGGATGTGGTCTTCGACCGAACCCGGCAGATCAACCGGCTGCGAGCCCAGCTCCTGGAAATCTTTCCCGGCCTGGAGCGGGCGCTGGACCTGACCCTCAAGGGGCCAGTCATGCTGCTGACCGGCTACCAGAGCCCGGCCGCCATCCGTCGCGCGGGTGTTCGGCGCATCGAGACCTGGCTGAAGAACCGTAAGGTCCGCGGCGCCGCAACGCTCGCCCGCACGGCCGTGGAGACCGCCCAGGGGCAACTGACCGCGTTGCCCGGGGAGAAGCTGGCTGCCGCCATGGTGGCCCGCCTCGCGAAGGCGGTCATGGACCTCGATGCAGAGATCGCGGAGCTGGAGACTCTCATCGAGGCGACATTTCGTCAGCACCCGCACGCTGAGGTGATCCGCAGTCTGCCTGGCATGGGTCCCAGGCTCGGAGCGGAGTTCATCGCCGCTACCGGCGGCGACTTGGGTGTCTTCGGCAGCTCCGACCGCCTGGCCGGATTCGCCGGACTGGCTCCACAGCCACGCGATTCCGGTCGGGTCAGTGGAAACCTGCGCCGGCCTAAGCGATATCACCGTGGACTGCTGCGGACGCTGTATTTGTCGGCGATGGTCAGCCTGCAGTGCTGTCCGGCCTCGAAGGCCTACTACGACCGGAAGCGGCGGGAGGGCAAGGGACACAAGCAAGCACTGCTGGCTCTCGCTCGCCGCCGGGTCAACGTGCTGTGGGCGATGATCCGTGACGGAGAGTGCTACCACGAGACACCTCCCGTCACACTCGCGGCTTGA
- the pflA gene encoding pyruvate formate-lyase-activating protein codes for MRARIHSWDLSTGVDGPGTRFVLFLSGCPLRCLYCANPDTWHMRDGRETTVDEVMARIEKYRAFITAAGGGVTVTGGEPLLQSAFTGEVLRRCKQAGLHTALDTSGLLGARAGDELLSDTDLVLLDIKSFDVKTYRRLTGGDLAPTLDFATRLDRLGIPMWIRYVLVPGWTDQPESIAGLARFVAGLGSVDRVDVLPFHKLGAAKYDALGVPFPLRETPVPGPDLIERVRARFRAHGVPAY; via the coding sequence GTGAGAGCCCGGATCCACTCCTGGGACCTGTCCACCGGCGTGGACGGTCCCGGGACCCGGTTCGTCCTCTTCCTCTCCGGCTGTCCGCTGCGCTGCCTGTACTGCGCCAACCCCGACACCTGGCACATGCGCGACGGCAGGGAGACCACGGTAGACGAGGTGATGGCGCGGATCGAGAAGTACCGCGCGTTCATCACCGCGGCCGGCGGCGGAGTGACCGTCACGGGTGGCGAACCGCTGCTCCAGTCCGCATTCACCGGCGAGGTCCTGCGCCGCTGCAAGCAGGCCGGCCTGCACACCGCACTCGACACCTCCGGCCTCCTCGGCGCCCGTGCCGGCGACGAACTCCTCTCCGACACCGACCTGGTCCTGCTGGACATCAAGTCCTTCGACGTCAAGACCTATCGACGGCTGACCGGCGGCGACCTCGCGCCCACCCTCGACTTCGCCACCCGCCTCGACCGGCTGGGGATCCCGATGTGGATCCGCTACGTCCTGGTGCCCGGCTGGACGGACCAGCCGGAGTCCATAGCGGGCCTGGCCCGCTTCGTGGCGGGCCTCGGCTCGGTCGACCGCGTGGACGTCCTGCCGTTCCACAAGCTCGGCGCCGCGAAGTACGACGCCCTCGGCGTCCCGTTCCCGCTGCGCGAGACCCCCGTCCCCGGCCCCGACCTGATCGAGCGCGTCCGCGCCCGCTTCCGGGCGCACGGCGTGCCGGCCTACTGA
- a CDS encoding MFS transporter, whose translation MPGSVPSPVAETDAVASPPPVSGPAHVVRVTLLMAGSCLPILGAVLIAPVLPKMQDHFASAPGAKALVPLALTVPALSLALLAPFAGVIVDRLGRKRLLVVATVLYAVFGTAPLWLDSLGGIIASRALVGVAEAAIMTCCTTLIGDYYSGHRRVRYLALQTMCASASATVFFVLGGAVGGAGWKAPFWIYAVSLVLAPLMISALPAPADARAAGAGRPTEPRRPFPWRHLAGICALTFFGAMVFYTVPVEMSYLLDDLGVADSGVIGLSTAVASAATVGGAITFARLKRAPDPMLPAVLALCAAGFGVMFLAGNAPLLVVGAVINCLGTGMLLPALLTGAMSRLAFEDRGRGTGLWMAAFFGGEFVCPLVLLAGESAVGSLAGAVGVLGLASALVAAGLWAAARRRAGVVDPRPLPEQLI comes from the coding sequence ATGCCCGGTTCCGTCCCATCGCCCGTCGCGGAGACCGACGCCGTCGCCTCGCCGCCGCCCGTCTCGGGCCCGGCGCATGTGGTGCGCGTGACCCTGCTGATGGCGGGCAGTTGTCTGCCGATCCTGGGTGCCGTACTGATCGCCCCGGTGCTGCCGAAGATGCAGGACCACTTCGCGTCGGCACCGGGAGCGAAGGCGCTCGTTCCGCTGGCGCTGACCGTCCCGGCGCTCTCGCTGGCGCTGCTCGCCCCGTTCGCCGGGGTGATCGTGGACCGGCTGGGCCGCAAGCGGCTGCTGGTCGTCGCGACCGTCCTGTACGCGGTCTTCGGCACGGCACCGCTCTGGCTGGACTCGCTCGGCGGCATCATCGCGAGCCGGGCTCTGGTCGGTGTCGCCGAGGCCGCCATCATGACCTGCTGCACCACGCTGATCGGCGACTACTACAGCGGTCACCGCCGGGTGAGGTACCTCGCCCTGCAGACCATGTGCGCCTCCGCCTCGGCGACCGTCTTCTTCGTACTCGGCGGCGCCGTGGGCGGGGCGGGCTGGAAGGCGCCCTTCTGGATCTACGCCGTGAGTCTGGTCCTCGCTCCGCTGATGATCTCCGCGCTGCCCGCCCCGGCGGACGCGCGGGCCGCCGGGGCGGGCAGGCCGACCGAGCCCCGTCGCCCGTTCCCCTGGCGGCATCTGGCCGGCATCTGTGCCCTCACCTTCTTCGGAGCGATGGTCTTCTACACCGTCCCGGTCGAGATGTCGTATCTGCTCGACGACCTCGGCGTGGCGGACTCCGGTGTGATCGGGCTGTCCACCGCCGTCGCGAGTGCCGCGACCGTGGGCGGCGCGATCACGTTCGCCCGTCTGAAGCGCGCCCCGGACCCGATGCTGCCCGCCGTCCTGGCGCTGTGCGCGGCCGGCTTCGGCGTGATGTTCCTGGCGGGCAACGCGCCCCTGCTGGTCGTCGGGGCGGTGATCAACTGCCTGGGTACGGGCATGCTGCTGCCGGCCCTGCTGACCGGCGCCATGTCCCGGCTGGCGTTCGAGGACCGCGGCCGCGGTACGGGGCTGTGGATGGCGGCCTTCTTCGGCGGCGAGTTCGTCTGCCCGCTGGTGCTGCTCGCCGGGGAGTCGGCGGTCGGCAGCCTCGCCGGGGCGGTGGGTGTGCTGGGGCTGGCCTCGGCGCTGGTCGCGGCGGGGCTGTGGGCGGCGGCGAGGCGCCGGGCGGGCGTGGTCGACCCGCGGCCCCTGCCGGAGCAACTGATCTGA
- the pflB gene encoding formate C-acetyltransferase, which produces MTVTETVTVTAENRTAGAWRAFAGTQWRERVDVRGFIQDNYTPYEGDASFLTGPTDRTRAVWEKVSALFPQERARGILDVDTATPATITSHAPGYIDRDRELIVGLQTDAPLKRAIMPNGGLRMVENGLKAYGYEPDPFVTRVFGTYRKTHNDGVFDAYTPEMRAARKAGIITGLPDAYGRGRIIGDYRRVALYGTDRLIEAKKAERALLDGRPSTADVIRDREELAEQIRALGELTRMAATYGCDVSRPATTAHEAVQWLYLGYLAAVKEQNGAAMSLGRTSTFLDVYLQRDLTEGLIDETRAQELIDDFVIKLRIVRFLRTPDYDALFSGDPTWVTESIGGIGADGRPLVTRTSFRFLQTLYNLGPAPEPNLTVLWSPALPSGFKEFCAQVSVDTSAVQYQSDELLRPCTGDDTAIACCVSAMAVGRQMQFFGARVNLAKALLYAVNGGRDEMTGEQITPEMPPLTGEYLDYDELTAAYDRVLDWLARTYVDALNVIHHMHDKYAYERIEMALHDHPVHRFMACGIAGLSVAADSLSAVRHARVKVIRDATGLAVDYEVEGEYPAYGNNDDRADSIAVGLVESFMARVREHPTHRDAEHTQSVLTITSNVVYGKHTGNTPDGRRAGQPFAPGANPMNGRDRHGVAASALSVAKLPYDHARDGISLTTTITPEGLGHCPEERAGHLVGILDAYMAEGGFHMNVNVLDRSTLQDAMEHPEKYPDLTVRVSGYAVNFVRLTREQQLDVISRTFHGSL; this is translated from the coding sequence ATGACCGTCACCGAGACCGTGACCGTGACCGCAGAGAACCGGACGGCCGGTGCTTGGCGCGCCTTCGCCGGCACGCAGTGGCGCGAGCGCGTCGACGTGCGCGGCTTCATCCAGGACAACTACACGCCGTACGAAGGCGACGCGTCCTTCCTGACCGGCCCCACCGACCGCACCCGCGCCGTCTGGGAGAAGGTCAGTGCTCTTTTCCCACAGGAGCGTGCGAGGGGAATCCTCGACGTCGACACCGCCACCCCCGCCACGATCACCTCGCACGCCCCCGGCTACATCGACCGTGACCGCGAACTGATCGTCGGCCTCCAGACCGACGCCCCGCTGAAGCGCGCGATCATGCCGAACGGCGGGCTGCGGATGGTCGAGAACGGCCTGAAGGCGTACGGCTACGAACCCGACCCGTTCGTCACGCGCGTCTTCGGCACGTACCGCAAGACCCACAACGACGGCGTCTTCGACGCGTACACGCCCGAGATGCGGGCCGCCCGCAAGGCCGGCATCATCACCGGCCTGCCCGACGCCTACGGCCGTGGCCGGATCATCGGCGACTACCGCCGGGTGGCGCTCTACGGCACGGACCGGCTGATCGAGGCCAAGAAGGCCGAGCGGGCCCTGCTGGACGGCCGGCCCTCCACCGCCGACGTCATCCGCGACCGCGAGGAACTCGCCGAGCAGATCAGGGCACTGGGCGAGCTGACCCGGATGGCCGCCACCTACGGCTGTGACGTCTCCCGCCCCGCCACCACCGCCCACGAGGCCGTGCAGTGGCTCTACCTCGGCTATCTCGCCGCCGTGAAGGAGCAGAACGGCGCCGCCATGTCCCTGGGGCGCACGTCGACCTTCCTCGACGTCTATCTCCAGCGGGACCTGACGGAGGGCCTCATCGACGAGACCCGCGCCCAGGAGCTGATCGACGACTTCGTGATCAAGCTGCGGATCGTACGGTTCCTGCGCACCCCCGACTACGACGCCCTGTTCTCCGGCGACCCGACCTGGGTGACGGAGTCCATCGGCGGCATCGGCGCCGACGGCCGCCCGCTGGTCACCCGCACGTCCTTCCGCTTCCTGCAGACCCTCTACAACCTGGGCCCGGCACCGGAGCCGAACCTGACGGTGCTGTGGTCGCCGGCGCTGCCCTCCGGGTTCAAGGAGTTCTGCGCCCAGGTCTCCGTCGACACCAGCGCCGTCCAGTACCAGTCCGACGAACTGCTGCGACCGTGCACGGGCGACGACACCGCGATCGCGTGCTGTGTGTCGGCGATGGCCGTCGGCCGGCAGATGCAGTTCTTCGGCGCCCGGGTCAACCTCGCCAAGGCGCTGCTGTACGCGGTCAACGGCGGCCGGGACGAGATGACCGGCGAGCAGATCACCCCCGAGATGCCCCCGCTGACGGGCGAGTACCTGGACTACGACGAGCTCACAGCCGCGTACGACCGGGTGCTGGACTGGCTCGCCCGGACCTATGTGGACGCGCTCAACGTCATCCACCACATGCACGACAAGTACGCCTACGAGCGCATCGAGATGGCCCTGCACGACCACCCGGTGCACCGCTTCATGGCCTGCGGCATCGCCGGCCTGTCGGTGGCCGCCGACAGTCTGTCCGCGGTCCGGCACGCGCGCGTGAAGGTGATCCGGGACGCCACCGGCCTGGCCGTGGACTACGAGGTCGAGGGCGAGTACCCGGCCTACGGCAACAACGACGACCGCGCCGACAGCATCGCCGTCGGCCTGGTGGAGTCGTTCATGGCACGGGTGCGCGAGCACCCCACCCACCGGGACGCCGAGCACACCCAGTCCGTGCTGACGATCACCTCGAACGTCGTCTACGGCAAGCACACCGGCAACACCCCCGACGGCCGCCGCGCCGGACAGCCCTTCGCCCCCGGCGCCAACCCGATGAACGGCCGCGACCGGCACGGGGTGGCCGCCTCCGCGCTCTCGGTGGCCAAGCTGCCGTACGACCACGCCCGTGACGGCATCTCCCTGACCACGACGATCACCCCGGAGGGACTGGGCCACTGCCCCGAGGAGCGCGCCGGGCACCTGGTCGGCATCCTCGACGCGTACATGGCCGAGGGCGGCTTCCACATGAACGTCAACGTCCTGGACCGCAGCACGCTCCAGGACGCGATGGAGCACCCGGAGAAGTACCCGGACCTGACCGTCCGTGTCTCCGGGTACGCCGTGAACTTCGTGCGGCTGACCCGTGAGCAGCAACTCGACGTGATCAGCCGCACCTTCCACGGGTCGTTGTGA
- a CDS encoding cyclic nucleotide-binding domain-containing protein: MITTPAPSMLRALPVEHRQRLMGLASEVSVPQGTRLFEEGGKADRFWVIRTGTIELDMRVPGRRPAVVETLRHDELIGWSWLFTPHVWHLGAEATTPVRAYEFDAEAVRSLCRDDPALGRAVTQWVGDVLAHRLRSARTRLLDLYAPYGSGGFG; the protein is encoded by the coding sequence ATGATCACCACGCCCGCGCCCAGCATGCTGCGCGCCCTGCCCGTCGAGCACCGGCAGCGGCTCATGGGTCTCGCCAGCGAGGTGTCCGTCCCGCAGGGGACACGCCTGTTCGAGGAGGGCGGGAAGGCCGACCGGTTCTGGGTCATCCGCACGGGCACCATCGAGCTCGACATGCGGGTGCCGGGCCGGCGCCCGGCCGTCGTCGAGACCCTCCGGCACGACGAACTCATCGGCTGGTCCTGGCTGTTCACCCCGCACGTCTGGCACCTGGGCGCCGAGGCGACGACCCCGGTGCGGGCGTACGAGTTCGACGCCGAGGCCGTCCGGTCGCTGTGCCGGGACGACCCGGCCCTGGGCCGAGCCGTCACCCAATGGGTCGGCGACGTGCTCGCCCACCGTCTGCGCTCCGCCCGGACCCGACTGCTGGACCTGTACGCCCCGTACGGCTCGGGCGGCTTCGGCTGA
- a CDS encoding LysR family transcriptional regulator, which produces MNLSRLDLNLVVALRALLEERNVTRAGERVGLSQPAMSAALSRLRRHFDDELLARTGNSYELTPLGVALRDRSATACDLLERVFTSQADFDPAAESREFTLLASDYGAAVFGAALARALHREAPGIRLVFQHSTPSVVESTATVLSTVDGLLLPHGVIDGFPAVDLHQDRWLCLVADDNPEVGDALTLDQLSQLPWAVYQRPYDAPAARQLSMIGISPRVEVSVQTFQLLPHMVEGTRRVAMIQERLARGAARAAAVRVLPCPFEAVPVQEALWWHPVHAQDAAHIWLRRKAAEVGATLG; this is translated from the coding sequence GTGAACCTGTCCCGACTCGACCTCAACCTCGTGGTCGCCCTGCGCGCCCTGCTGGAGGAGCGCAACGTCACGCGGGCCGGTGAGCGCGTCGGACTGAGCCAGCCGGCGATGAGCGCGGCCCTGTCCCGGCTGCGCCGCCATTTCGACGACGAACTGCTCGCCCGCACCGGCAACAGCTATGAGCTGACCCCGCTCGGCGTCGCCCTCCGGGACCGCAGCGCCACCGCCTGCGACCTGCTGGAGCGCGTCTTCACCAGCCAGGCCGACTTCGACCCGGCCGCCGAGAGCCGCGAGTTCACGCTGCTCGCCTCGGACTACGGCGCCGCCGTGTTCGGCGCCGCGCTCGCCCGCGCCCTGCACCGGGAGGCACCCGGGATCCGGCTCGTGTTCCAGCATTCGACGCCGTCGGTGGTGGAGAGCACCGCGACCGTGCTGAGCACCGTCGACGGGCTGCTGCTGCCGCACGGCGTCATCGACGGCTTCCCCGCGGTCGATCTCCATCAGGACCGCTGGCTCTGCCTGGTCGCCGACGACAACCCGGAGGTCGGCGACGCACTCACCCTCGACCAGCTCTCGCAGCTCCCCTGGGCGGTCTACCAGCGCCCCTACGACGCCCCCGCCGCCCGGCAGCTCAGCATGATCGGCATCAGCCCCCGGGTCGAAGTGTCCGTGCAGACCTTCCAGTTGCTGCCGCACATGGTCGAGGGCACCCGACGGGTCGCCATGATCCAGGAACGGCTGGCGCGGGGAGCCGCGCGTGCGGCGGCGGTACGGGTGCTGCCCTGTCCGTTCGAGGCGGTGCCGGTGCAGGAGGCGTTGTGGTGGCATCCGGTACATGCCCAGGACGCGGCGCACATCTGGCTGCGGAGGAAGGCGGCGGAGGTGGGGGCGACGCTGGGGTGA
- a CDS encoding ArsR/SmtB family transcription factor: MLTIAADIDALARFGRALADPIRCRILLALREAPAHPADLAEELEISRTRLSNHLACLRDCGIVVALPEGRRVRYELADARLGHALDDLRGAVLAVEADRTCLDAEEKGCC, encoded by the coding sequence GTGCTCACCATCGCCGCAGACATCGACGCCCTCGCCCGCTTCGGCCGCGCGCTCGCCGACCCGATCCGCTGCCGGATCCTGCTCGCCCTGCGCGAAGCGCCTGCTCACCCGGCCGATCTGGCCGAGGAGTTGGAGATCTCGCGCACCCGGCTGTCGAACCATCTGGCCTGTCTGCGCGACTGCGGCATCGTCGTCGCCCTCCCCGAAGGCCGACGCGTGCGCTACGAACTGGCCGACGCCCGCCTCGGTCACGCCCTGGACGACCTGCGCGGAGCGGTCCTCGCCGTCGAGGCGGACCGCACCTGCCTCGACGCGGAGGAGAAGGGCTGCTGCTGA